Proteins encoded within one genomic window of Candidatus Binataceae bacterium:
- a CDS encoding family 1 encapsulin nanocompartment shell protein yields MNNLYREVAPINERAWSDIEKEAARTLKRYLAGRLVVDVKGPDGVALSAVGTGHLRNVAPPAEGVIARQHEVKALVELRVPFQLDRQAIDDVERGANDSNWQPLKDAAKTIAFAEDRIIFDGYAAASVEGIRTGSSNPAMTLPQEVAHYPSAIAQALGQLRLVGVNGPYSVLLGADAYTALSEASDHGYPVINHIQRLVNDEIVWAPAVSGALVLSKRGGDFVLHLGQDLSIGYLGHTDRVVSLYLQETLTFLMLTAEASVAIVPAQKGRTE; encoded by the coding sequence ATGAATAATCTCTACCGAGAGGTGGCGCCGATTAATGAGCGCGCATGGTCGGATATCGAAAAGGAAGCCGCGCGCACTTTGAAGCGTTACCTGGCCGGGCGGCTCGTAGTCGATGTCAAAGGCCCGGATGGCGTTGCGCTGTCGGCAGTCGGCACCGGCCATCTGCGCAACGTCGCGCCGCCGGCCGAGGGGGTCATCGCGCGCCAACATGAGGTCAAGGCGCTGGTCGAACTTCGTGTGCCTTTCCAGTTGGATCGCCAGGCTATCGACGACGTTGAACGGGGCGCCAACGATTCCAATTGGCAGCCGCTGAAGGATGCCGCGAAAACGATCGCCTTTGCGGAAGATCGGATTATTTTCGATGGATACGCCGCCGCTTCGGTTGAAGGCATCCGCACAGGTTCAAGCAATCCTGCGATGACCCTGCCTCAAGAGGTCGCGCATTATCCCAGTGCTATCGCGCAAGCCCTTGGGCAATTGCGATTGGTCGGCGTTAACGGACCCTATTCGGTGTTACTGGGCGCGGATGCCTACACGGCGCTGAGCGAGGCCAGCGACCACGGTTATCCGGTCATCAACCATATTCAGCGCCTTGTCAACGACGAGATCGTCTGGGCGCCGGCGGTAAGTGGTGCCTTGGTGCTGAGCAAACGCGGCGGCGATTTCGTCCTCCATCTCGGTCAGGATCTGTCAATCGGCTACCTGGGCCATACCGACCGCGTCGTCAGCCTTTATCTGCAGGAGACCCTGACCTTCCTGATGCTGACCGCGGAAGCTTCGGTGGCGATCGTGCCGGCGCAAAAGGGTCGCACGGAGTAG